The DNA sequence gcAAATTCTCAGTACTTAGTATTTTTGCTCTATACATATTTCTACCGCATCAGTAATATGATCTTAAATAtgtgaatttatataatattatattaatgattaggaattttttgaaattatattctttctcattttaataacataaacttaagtaaaaaattatttgtattcacatattatatcataataGTGCTATcatgtttttaataattttaaatgttataataaattataattataatcttAAGCTATATTTTGCATTTAGTGATTAATCACAAACAGATATATCATAAAACGTGTGGTCTAATTTATTTACGAGAATTTCACATTTTAATGttctatcattttttaaaaagaactTTTGTAAGTTATAATTTaaccaaaaaattaaaactaataattttttaattcattacaTGATTTGAATATTTAGAAAAGTATATAGTAGAcaataaaaaggaataattattttattgttttgaAAATATGTTGTTCAATTtagttaaattaaaattaatatttggATAAATGCTCATAAAAGTATCAATCTATTtctaagaaaatttttaataggttttacaattttttctttctttttttcaatattaaatgttataaatattataaaattatattgttatctGTAAATAGTACACATATGTATCTAAAAGGGGTAATATATAGTCCAAATTATGGCAAAAATATTACCAAGATATACTAGTAcaattctttttgtttttaggGCTTCATGTAGGAGATTATTAATATTGATTATTACAATACAACATCAATATTCTAGatcatacatttatttactattttattagtATACGTACGAAATTCCTGATTTAATTCTGTGTTATAAAAACTAAGCAAATATCTGTTATAAgataaaatggtaaaaaaaatgaatatgtacatacattcctgatatatttaaacaaatataaatataaatttcgaTTATGCTGATAATCATGTATTTTCCTCACGAATTactgtttttatttctttttccctttcgttaaatttatcatatatatatatatatttaattaaaaaaaaaaaaaacatttaaatagATACAATTggaaaatttacatttagGAATAATGCTATGAGTTtaattgaaaattataattttctgaaataatgatggtaaaataaaaaattaatgcttattataaataaaatatgtattttttcatgttttattAAGTACATTATTAACAtgatttgttatatatattatatacaaggTATCCGCATTTTTTAGATGTATCTAATGCAATATCTAACTCTATTTTATATGCATTACTAAAAATAAGCATAAtgatatttgtaatattttaataccttatataaaattaactgatttttaaatgttttcagcaatatattttttaatgtatcaTAGATTATTAAGGTATGCCGgtattacatgtatattgCGAAATTtcattcttatatattattatctttattaaatatattataataaagtaactatatatatgagttGGTTCACGGAATTTATAATTccttccttttcatttttaataataaaatccTCATTCATCttatattatgatatatattataaaaaaaggtatatattTTGCCAAAACTAAGAGGTTACTTTCTCGTAATAACAATtgtattcatttaaataaaggaattatttggatatttttaatgtaaatgttatattaacataattcataatattttttatttttttcacatatGTAATGCATCTATGTCAAATttagtataataattttatagaatatatattattttacttatataacataaattaaaacaaaattaatgataatattaatataaagtaaaGAATTTCAGTTattgcatttatataattaaaagacaaatataaaaaaaaaattctaaaagCCCAAACTTAAATCTTAAAATTAGCTATATACCTTTCTAAAAATGTACCAAAATATAGATAGTATATAAATCGTTactttcttatttatttttaaactgtttattctattattattcattcaAATACATTcactatatataattcatacaCACTGTGCTTTTATAAAATCTCTACTTCTTAATTACAACAAACTTTTTGCATATTTCCTTATAGTATCGtgttttttccatatatattaatttatcttaaattattttagattcataaaatatataattatttatgtaatacgttttataaattgttaagtatacttttcttttcctctttttttttttttttatatgatattCATACTACTTACTCTGCTTCTGATATCAATATATGTTTCATAAATttctatgttttttattttatatataaatttactcTAATTTTCTGTGTTcgattattttttattttaggcTTTTTTCTGCAtacttttcatatatataagcacaATACTTGGATAATCTTTTGTATACCcattgtatattataaatatttacattatgtATTAACTGTATTTCAttcaattttcttttattttttctcttactatatataaatacatatataacttCTCCACGTTTGcttttcattattcattCGCTAAATCATTTTGACTTTTATTTGAAGTAATCAAAGATGGTTTCACCTAGAATAATAAGCAAACTGTAATCTTGCACTACCTCTATTTCTATTTACTGTTTTTGGTGCACGTATTTTAAACTGCCGCAAGTATGATATATCAACATCATCATCAATTCGTTTATTCCTGGATGgcttttttcttaaatgtCGTCCAAAAGGTGTgaactaatataaaaataaatattacgaagcataattaataaatttgttttataattatataattcaatagaaacataaaatagtaaattaatatatatttcattttatagaGAATCTATAATTTACTTtataataaaggaaaataatgaaaattattccAACAGCCAAAGCAAATGCAATACCAACTCGGAAAAAAGTGTTGCTAATAATATCAGTTTTATTTACTAAAGTATGAGAATAAAAACCTTCAATGCTTCGAGTGAATCTAACTCTTTTATGGGGAGAATATTCATTCCATCTTCCTCCAAGAGTTCCTTTTTCTCGTACATTTGGCTCTTTACAGAATTTTGGTGCATCTTTTTCTAATTGGTACCCAGGACAAGTTTGCTGTTCTTGCGTTTGTTTAACTTTTTCTGTTTCTAATGAATTTTCAGCCGGTGATTGTTCTGTTCTTCCAGAAATTCCATTTGTTTCTGTGGTTTCTTGTCTTGATTTGTTAATATCTGAAGTTTTCTCTTGAGGAATCGTTCCAGAAATAGGTAAATTTGTAGAAGTTTCAACTCCTGTTAAAGACGGTTTATTACGAGATTTAGAAGAGATCGGAAAAAAACGACATACACTTTTATCAGCATTTGGTCTTTCACGAGTTCGTCTGTTAACTGAAAGTCTGTCTTCATTAATATCTctgcaataaaaataaaaattgaatcTTCTATATCTGTTTGGGAACTAGAACCCTTTGACATACCGGATGCTAAAGAatcttctaaattttttaaattatcacaatttttctttcctttagAATTTAATACAGATAAAAGTTTAGTTGGATCAAATCCCTCataacaattaaaataatttggaCAAGAATACCATGAATCTTCGCAAcagtatttttcatttttatactttttatatagtatatCGATATGTTCAAggtattctttatatttactgaattctaatatattacatgttTTATAAGATTTAATACTATCATAATTACGAAAATAATCATACAAATATTTCTCTTCTAACTTATCATTTAACACATCTGTTgcattatcatttttaaacTCATACTGACAAAAGTATGAATTATAGTCATGCTTAATACTATCTCGAGCACTCAAAAATTTGCTAATATAGGAATTTCCATTAAAGTTTTCAGAATTTTCCTctagaaattttttaatgttttggTATGCCCAATACCTATAGTGTGAACAGTAAATGGTGAATTCATCAGTATTACTATATTCAGGTAAATGATCTGAATTTCTTGCAATTTTTTACACAGTTCGTAACCTTCATTCGTACCAGTATCtccttcatttttaaatactttacaagaattgttatatttttcttcctcAACCTTCTTATCGaacgtattatatatattatatgaaggTGATCCCACTAAAATTTTATCCTAAAAATTAAACAGACctaatgaattatatatatatatttacaatatcttttaaaattatggatatatattatgttttcgTAAAAACAtactaaatttataaaatgttaatacACTTTTTAATTAAGAATCAATATGTACCCATTTATCCTCATTTGAAGTTGACATTATTGCttcaaaaaattgaaataaaaaaaatttttaccatTCGAAGTTTTGAATTagctatatataaaaaataaaagtatagtTATTAAtgacatattatatatttcgctatattaattataagaattaaataaatattccttagtaagaaaaattagttaattattatttataattaaaaatccATGGCACTGATATTATCCTATAGAataatcatttaaaatattgaaatagaacaaataaaaaataagttcaGAATTCTAAAAtgacattttaattttagctcatagtatattattttgtaaataattattttatgcgGTTAATACACTTTtccattaatattttacaatatatcataattttttattatattatttttttaataattctttaatatatgtatcaatccatttcgtttttttaatatttctttaccaataataattaattctcttttatatttagtactatattaatataattattccaTAAAATCGATATAAGGGCTTATTACAAAatagtatatacatatatatatttttattaaaattagataaatgaatattaaagaaattttatttatacaaattcGGAAAATTTATAAAGCAAGAGTTATTGTTATACATGTTAATAAATGATCctaaataagataaaaaaaaataactactTAAAAagcttttttataattacaattgtaatatttaaaatatattataagtttttattataacaaaatagttcctttataattactatatttaaaaatatatcatttcataataatgttaaaatgaacaaatataacataaGTTAAGGTCttaagttttaaaatatattaacaataaattttttactattttcacattataaaattataataaaaggatATAGTAGAGTACTCTAAAATTAATACttactttttaatatctCATCCTTATATACTTTGTTACATATTAAtgcattaataaaaagatataatagagttgcatatataaatttc is a window from the Plasmodium malariae genome assembly, contig: PmUG01_00_17, whole genome shotgun sequence genome containing:
- the PmUG01_00037200 gene encoding PIR protein produces the protein MDKILVGSPSYNIYNTFDKKVEEEKYNNSCKVFKNEGDTGTNEGYELYWAYQNIKKFLEENSENFNGNSYISKFLSARDSIKHDYNSYFCQYEFKNDNATDVLNDKLEEKYLYDYFRNYDSIKSYKTCNILEFSKYKEYLEHIDILYKKYKNEKYCCEDSWYSCPNYFNCYEGFDPTKLLSVLNSKGKKNCDNLKNLEDSLASGVETSTNLPISGTIPQEKTSDINKSRQETTETNGISGRTEQSPAENSLETEKVKQTQEQQTCPGYQLEKDAPKFCKEPNVREKGTLGGRWNEYSPHKRVRFTRSIEGFYSHTLVNKTDIISNTFFRVGIAFALAVGIIFIIFLYYKFTPFGRHLRKKPSRNKRIDDDVDISYLRQFKIRAPKTVNRNRGSARLQFAYYSR